From Emcibacteraceae bacterium, the proteins below share one genomic window:
- a CDS encoding RidA family protein, which yields MKRRSFFAAAGLSALAATMLSGKASAQSGGKIDAKLAELGIEVAPAAAPVAAYVGWRKVGNLVYIAGQVPHNENGNIIGKLGANMTTEQGYEAARACGISILGQLKSALNGDLDRVKQCIQIQGLVNSTDDFTEQHLVINGTSELFRDIWGEAGLAARAAVGTNSLPLGIACEVLAVFEVA from the coding sequence ATGAAAAGAAGAAGTTTCTTTGCCGCAGCCGGCCTCAGTGCCCTCGCGGCGACAATGCTATCAGGTAAAGCATCAGCCCAGTCAGGCGGGAAAATTGATGCCAAACTGGCCGAACTCGGGATTGAAGTTGCCCCGGCGGCGGCCCCGGTTGCCGCCTATGTCGGCTGGCGCAAAGTTGGCAATCTTGTCTATATCGCCGGACAGGTCCCTCATAATGAAAACGGCAACATTATCGGTAAACTCGGCGCCAATATGACCACGGAACAGGGGTACGAAGCGGCCCGTGCCTGTGGTATTTCCATTTTAGGCCAGCTGAAATCTGCCCTGAACGGTGACCTTGACCGCGTAAAACAATGCATTCAAATTCAGGGGCTGGTTAACTCCACTGATGATTTTACCGAACAGCATCTGGTGATTAACGGCACATCCGAACTGTTCCGTGATATCTGGGGCGAAGCCGGTCTTGCCGCACGTGCCGCTGTCGGCACCAACAGTCTGCCGCTTGGCATTGCCTGTGAAGTCCTCGCCGTCTTCGAGGTGGCGTAA